One region of Armigeres subalbatus isolate Guangzhou_Male chromosome 3, GZ_Asu_2, whole genome shotgun sequence genomic DNA includes:
- the LOC134221090 gene encoding zinc finger protein 691-like, which produces MERLCRLCLQSASDLEPIAIGEHNIHSSDASIGHSLVQLIIQYLSIQIIKVENECPFICPGCKSLVEEWHRFHTSCVKNNEIYQRRVQEKEDHDKADSVHHNLEESSELEQIDIKSFKPVEEDEENDPDFDPNGVSDNEDDDDDGGDVGSVYEYEILETEMKLEAESKSKIETISDDKEDPKPRASKRGRPRTKSLDDTSRAAKRAEVCTICGKFIKNLTEHMRIHNNERRHQCPYCAKSFVSASNYSSHVNIHTRAKMYKCDLCDKQYALLNSLKQHRITHFKERIYLCPVCGKAYYQPTGLARHKRTHFEQPTIKCTECDKMFLTNGDLRKHFKKHLPEKPFSCEICNRAFNRKDNLKTHMKTHREKGSKLSPCDEPEKQENTPIKIKLEITKV; this is translated from the exons ATGGAACGCCTCTGTAGATTGTGCTTACAAAGTGCTTCCGATTTGGAACCGATTGCCATTGGTGAACATAATATTCATAGCTCTGACGCTTCTATTGGTCACAGTTTAGTCCAACTAATTATCCAATATCTTTCGATTCAG atCATCAAGGTTGAAAACGAATGTCCGTTCATCTGCCCTGGTTGCAAATCTCTTGTCGAGGAGTGGCATCGGTTTCACACTTCCTGtgtaaaaaataatgaaatttaccAGCGACGCGTACAGGAAAAGGAAGATCACGATAAAGCCGATTCCGTTCATCATAATTTGGAGGAATCGTCTGaactcgaacaaattgatataaaatcGTTCAAACCTGTCGAAGAGGACGAAGAAAATGATCCTGACTTTGATCCGAACGGTGTAAGTGATAACGAAGATGATGACGATGACGGCGGTGATGTCGGTTCCGTATATGAATATGAAATTCTTGAAACGGAGATGAAACTGGAAGCGGAATCCAAGAGCAAAATCGAGACGATATCGGACGACAAAGAAGATCCGAAGCCACGGGCGTCAAAGCGCGGTAGGCCCAGGACGAAGTCCTTGGATGATACATCGAGAGCGGCAAAACGTGCCGAGGTGTGCACGATTTGTGGAAAGTTTATAAAGAACCTCACCGAGCATATGAGAATTCATAACAATGAACGAAG ACATCAATGCCCTTACTGTGCGAAATCGTTTGTCAGTGCTTCAAATTACAGCTCACACGTGAACATCCATACGCGTGCCAAAATGTACAAATGCGACCTTTGCGACAAACAATATGCGTTGCTCAACAGCCTGAAGCAGCACCGGATAACGCACTTTAAGGAACGAATCTACTTGTGTCCGGTCTGTGGGAAGGCATATTATCAACCGACGGGATTGGCCAGACACAAAAGGACCCACTTTGAGCAACCGACAATCAAATGCACCGAGTGTGATAAAATGTTTTTGACTAA TGGTGATCTGAGAAAACACTTCAAGAAGCACCTACCGGAGAAGCCGTTCAGTTGCGAGATTTGCAATCGGGCTTTTAATCGGAAGGACAACCTCAAGACGCATATGAAAACGCATCGAGAGAAGGGATCCAAGTTGTCTCCATGTGATGAGCCAGAGAAACAAGAGAACACACCCATAAAGATTAAACTGGAAATCACAAAGGTGTGA
- the LOC134221089 gene encoding exosome complex component RRP41-like has product MELLSDEGLRLDGRRANELRRIQCKLGVFSQPDGSAYIEQGNTKVLAAVYGPHQAPAKKSSHEEVIVNCQYSMATFSTGERKRRPRGDRKSQEMTIHLQQALSAAIKTELYPKSQIDVYIEVLMADGGNYCASVNAATLALIDAGICLKEYVCACTASLAGKIPLMDVSNLEEMSGGPTLTVASLPSSGKIAFMEMSQRFHLDHLPKVLETALQGCREVQKIIDQAVREHVTQLGQAGDWGSLAK; this is encoded by the coding sequence atGGAACTCCTATCGGATGAAGGTCTCCGTCTGGACGGGCGGCGAGCCAACGAACTGCGTCGCATTCAGTGCAAACTGGGGGTATTCAGCCAGCCGGATGGAAGCGCCTACATTGAGCAGGGCAACACCAAGGTGCTGGCCGCCGTTTACGGCCCACATCAGGCTCCGGCAAAAAAGAGCAGCCACGAAGAGGTCATCGTCAACTGTCAGTACAGTATGGCCACCTTCTCCACCGGCGAGCGGAAACGGAGACCCAGAGGTGACCGGAAAAGTCAAGAAATGACAATCCATCTCCAGCAAGCGCTGAGTGCGGCCATCAAGACGGAACTGTATCCGAAATCGCAGATCGATGTTTACATAGAGGTACTGATGGCAGATGGCGGCAATTACTGTGCTTCGGTCAACGCAGCCACCCTGGCTCTCATCGATGCGGGTATCTGTCTGAAGGAATACGTTTGCGCTTGCACGGCCTCGCTGGCCGGTAAGATACCTCTGATGGATGTGTCCAATTTGGAAGAAATGAGCGGAGGACCAACATTGACGGTAGCATCACTGCCCAGCAGCGGGAAGATTGCCTTTATGGAAATGTCCCAACGATTCCATCTCGATCATCTACCCAAGGTGTTGGAAACGGCCCTGCAGGGATGCCGAGAAGTTCAGAAAATCATCGACCAAGCTGTCAGGGAACACGTAACCCAGCTGGGACAGGCAGGGGATTGGGGTAGTTTAGCGAAATAA
- the LOC134221088 gene encoding peptide chain release factor 1-like, mitochondrial gives MFLNRVCCLRGVLRSRNILAPSSSRFSAPKNRVISSVVRFPPAAHQLVPPIGQRPDEGFQISDESIQKYLENIRLEYYALKVSDQLDKKDIKRMTLLSHVVEMYEQRRIIMDNLKSLQEMSSEKDEDMLQLMREEKEAYINILRKLDGEIMDGILSMDDEEDFNALILEVAAGVGGQEAMLFTRELFDMYCGFIEYKGWETEVLETENTELGGIRHASIVVRGRDAYRYLKFEAGVHRVQRVPTTEKSARIHTSTATVSVIPRPDEFHIELKDKDLKIETKRASGAGGQHVNTTDSAVRILHIPTGIAVECQTDRSQIKNREIAKQKLLAKLTQQELESKFNASQSLKKSQVGCSLRNEKIRTYNYNQDRITDHRVEGGTTHNLKAFLEGGSQLEDMIAKLQAMHRKKQLMDIINSSLETK, from the exons ATGTTTCTGAATCGTGTATGTTGCCTGCGTGGTGTTCTACGAAGTAGGAACATCTTGGCCCCATCGTCGTCGCGTTTTAGTGCACCGAAAAATCGTGTAATCTCTTCTGTAGTTCGATTTCCCCCGGCCGCACATCAGCTGGTGCCACCGATTGGACAGCGGCCGGACGAAGGATTCCAGATATCCGATGAAAGCATCCAAAAGTACTTGGAGAACATCCGGTTGGAGTACTATGCGTTGAAAGTTTCCGATCAGCTGGACAAAAAGGACATTAAGCGGATGACACTGTTGTCGCATGTGGTGGAGATGTACGAGCAAAGGCGGATAATTATGGACAATCTCAAGTCCCTGCAGGAGATGAGTTCCGAAAAGGACGAGGATATGTTGCAGTTGATGAGAGAGGAGAAAGAG GCGTATATCAACATTCTTCGTAAATTGGATGGCGAAATAATGGATGGAATTTTATCGATGGACGATGAAGAAGATTTCAATGCACTCATTTTAGAAGTTGCGGCTGGAGTTGGTGGCCAGGAAGCGATGTTATTTACACGAGAATTATTTGATATGTATTGTGGCTTCATCGAGTACAAGGGATGGGAAACCGAAGTCCTCGAAACCGAGAACACTGAACTGGGAGGAATTCGTCATGCATCCATCGTCGTGCGTGGAAGGGATGCCTATCGGTATCTCAAGTTCGAGGCCGGTGTGCATCGGGTACAGCGGGTGCCAACCACGGAAAAATCTGCTCGAATACACACCAGTACTGCAACCGTTTCGGTAATTCCACGGCCGGACGAATTTCATATCGAGCTCAAAGATAAAGACTTAAAAATTGAGACTAAACGTGCCAGCGGTGCGGGAGGTCAGCATGTCAACACCACCGACAGCGCAGTTCGAATTCTTCACATCCCTACAGGGATTGCAGTTGAGTGTCAAACGGATCGATCGCAAATCAAGAATAGAGAAATTGCCAAACAGAAACTTTTAGCCAAACTTACCCAGCAGGAACTGGAAAGTAAATTCAACGCATCACAGTCCTTGAAAAAATCTCAAGTTGGTTGCAGTCTAAGGAATGAAAAAATCCGTACTTACAACTACAACCAGGATCGCATTACCGACCACAGAGTCGAGGGTGGGACCACGCACAATCTGAAAGCATTCCTCGAGGGTGGTTCTCAATTGGAAGACATGATTGCAAAATTGCAGGCTATGCACCGAAAGAAGCAACTGATGGACATTATTAACAGCTCTTTAGAAACTAAGTAG